CGTTTTGCTGATCGGGCTGAACCGGCCACACAAACGCAATTCGTTCGACCGGGCGATGCTCGCCGATCTGTCCGCGGCGTGCGGGCTGCTGGAAGCCGACGATTCGCTGCGCGCCGGGGTGTTATTCGCCCACGGCGACCACTTCACCGCCGGTCTCGATCTCGTCGACGTCGGTCCCGGCATCGCGGCCGGGGAGTCGGCTTTCCCCGAGGGTGGCCGCGATCCCTGGCGGCTGGACGGCGACTGGACCACACCGCTGGTCGCCGTCGTGCACGGTTGGTGCATGACGTTGGGCATTGAATTGCTGCTGGCCGCCGACATTCGCATTGCCGCGGCCGGGACCCGGTTCACCCAGCTGGAGGTGCAGCGCGGGATATACCCCTTCGGCGGGGCGACCATCCGCCTGCCCCGCGACGCCGGCTGGGGCAATGCCATGCGTTGGCTGCTCACCGGCGAGGAATTCGACGCTGCCGAGGCGCACCGCATCGGGCTGGTCCAGGAGGTGGCCGATGACGCCGCGGCGGCATTGGCACGGGCGAGCGAGATCGCCCACACGATCGCCGACCGCGCCGCGCCGCTGGGGGTGAAGGCCACGCTGGCGTCGTCGCACCTGGCCCGCCGGCAGGGCGAGGCGGCGGCCATCGAACGCCTGCGTCCCGACGTCGCGGCTTTGTTCGCCACCGCCGACGCCGCCGAGGGGGTCCAATCATTCATCGAACGACGACAGGCCCGCTTTGAGGGTCGCTAGCTTCGCTTGGTGAGGGCGAAGTTCACAATTAGATCAAGTTGCGGTTCAGGCCGCGGTGAGTGCTGCGTTTGTGAATTGATTGAGGTGTCGTTCGAGTTGGCGCCAGGCGATCGCCAGATCGCTGCGTTTGGCGAGATCATCCGTTGGGAGCCTTGGGTCTAACTCGGCCAGGCCGGGTGCGAGAACACGTCCGTAGACCTTGGTGAACAGCACCGCGACGCGGCGGCCCAGCGGGGTGAGTTGGTAGCGGTGGTGGCCCGGCAGCCTGACGATGAGCCCCTTGCGTTTGAGCCGGCGCAGGTCATATGTGGCTTGGCGGCTTGTGTAGGAGCAGCCCAGCAAGGTGGTTACCGCTCGAACCAGGGCTGGGTTGTCGAACCCGGCGAGCAGATGGGTGAATCCGACGATAGCGGCCAGCACCGCCATCACCCGCGGATCCCCGAACCGCAGTCCGGGGGCATGTTGACCGTCGATCTGTGAGGGTCGGGTCACCTCGGTGAAGGTGGCCACATCCGGAGCGGGCCGGGCATCGGTGGCTTGTGCGTCGCATAGACGCTGGTTGGCATGCTCGCCAACCGCCCGAAGGGCCTTCCAGTTCTCGGCGGTCACCCGCCGACCGATGCCAAAATCGCGGG
The nucleotide sequence above comes from Mycobacterium pseudokansasii. Encoded proteins:
- a CDS encoding crotonase/enoyl-CoA hydratase family protein translates to MTSAAQPALPDLGTVSLERDGHVLLIGLNRPHKRNSFDRAMLADLSAACGLLEADDSLRAGVLFAHGDHFTAGLDLVDVGPGIAAGESAFPEGGRDPWRLDGDWTTPLVAVVHGWCMTLGIELLLAADIRIAAAGTRFTQLEVQRGIYPFGGATIRLPRDAGWGNAMRWLLTGEEFDAAEAHRIGLVQEVADDAAAALARASEIAHTIADRAAPLGVKATLASSHLARRQGEAAAIERLRPDVAALFATADAAEGVQSFIERRQARFEGR